The genomic interval AAACTTTAATTATGGTTTGCTTGTTAAAATAAAAAAAGGGGCTGATCCAGTTGCAGTTTTAAAGAAAATGCAAAATGTAAATTTTGTTAATCGAACTTTGAAAGATGCTAAAGAAAGCGGACAGACCGTAGAACAGTATGTAAAAGAAAATGGAGAAATCACCGTTATTCTTGACCAATTGCAAATGTCTCGTTTGCACGGAACAAAAAGTTCAGCAGGGCAAAATTTTCCAGAAGGTGTAGGAAATTTAAAGTTGCTTTACATCATGGGCGGTTTGTCTGTCTTAATTCTTGTTTTATCATTGGTTAATTACATCAATTTAGCTACTGCTTCGGCAATAAAACGAGCAAAAGAAGTTGGAGTTCGCAAAATTGTTGGAGCTTCAAAGAATCAAATTATAGCACAGTTTATTTTTGAAACAGCAATAATTGTGACACTGGCTATTTTGTTTTCTTTGGCAATTGTAGAGCTTTCTTTACCGTATTACAATACCTTTTTAAAGAAAAATTTGACTATGAATGGCAGTGAATTTTACCTGCAGCTCATTTTAATATTTGGATTAGTAATCATTCTTGCGGGTATTTTCCCTGCCATTTATATCTCAAATTTTGAGACGTTGAAAGTTCTAAAAGGTAATTTCTCTAGAAGTAAAAGCGGTATTTGGATTCGAAATTCGATGCTTATTTTTCAATTCGGAATTGCAGCATTTTTTATCATTGGCGCGTTGATTGTAAACTCTCAGGTGAATTATATGATGAATAAAGATCTTGGATTCACTGGCGATCAGGTAATTTCAATTCCGTACAACAAACCAGACAGACAAAAACGAGTACAGCAATATGGCGTTGATAAATCTGAAATCCAAAAAATATCTGGAGTTGTAGATGTTACTACGTTTGCAGGAAGTTTTGGAGGCAGCACCAACTCAAGTTCTGGATTTACACACAATGGTATTTTTGTACAACCAAGAAATGCTGAAATCGATTTTGGTTTCCTTAAAATGATGAAAATAAAAATCGTCGAAGGGCGAGATTTATCACCTGAGTTTGCATCAGATACCGTAAGCAGTATGCTTATTAATGAAACGCTAGCTAAAACGCTGAATTTGAAAAAACCAATAAATACGATTGTAACTTCAGGCTGGAGTATTGGAGATGGCAATAATTTGAAGTTTAAAATTGTGGGTGTTGTGAAAGATTTCCATATTACAGGACTTCAAAATAAAGTTCCACCAATGGTTTTTGTAAACATCAAAACCTTAAAATGGAATAATTTCAACAACATTCTTGTAAAAGTTTCTCCAAATAATTTAACAGAAACGTTAGAAAAATTGAAATCTTATTGGGAGAAAAACGTAAATCCAGACTATCCTTTTGATTACGAATTTGTTAACAAAGGATTTGCTAGAACTTATCAAGAACAAATCAAGCAAAAAAACCTGTTTTTTATCTTAAATTTGGTCGTAATTATAATTGCTGTGTTCGGATTGTTAGCTTTGGCATCATTTTCGATGGAAAGAAGACTGAAAGAAATTGCAATTAGAAAAACGCTGGGTGCAGAAACAGATATTTTGCTAAAAGAATTATCAAAACAATATATCATTTTTTGTTTTATGGGATTCGCAATCGGAATACTACCTGCTTACATTTTATTGCAAAAATGGCTTGAGGATTTTGCTTTCAGAATTAATATTTCTGTTGTGCCGTTTACAGTTGCACTTATTTCGTTGGTAATTCTAACATTAATAATTGTACTAACAAAGGCATATCAAGTAACTAAAATAGACGTTTTAAAATATTTAAAATACGAATAAGCTTGTAGACCATTTTTTTTAAGAAGCCCGACAGATTTCAGTTCAATCCGCCGGGCTTTTATTTTTAGTTCATTGTTACAGCATCAGAATAAAGAAGTTTATCTAAGCTTTCATCTCTATCGTAAACGTCTGGAAAAAAATTAACTTCACCATTATCCTGAACCCAAGCCGTAAAATAACCGATGTAAACTGGAATTTTATTTTTTAGCATACAAGTTGTTTCCTTTTCGCCGCTCATTGCTTTGTCAATTTTATCTGCTGGCCAATCTGGATCGTCTTTTAAAATCGCTAGTGCAAGATTTTTTGCTTCTTTTACATTTATACAGCCATGACTAAAAGTACGTTTTTCAAATTCGAATAAACTCTTCGCTGGCGTGTCATGCATGTAAATATCATTTGGATTTGGAAACATAAATTTCACCAATCCTAATGAATTTTTAGGGCCAGGTTTTTGTCTCACGCGGCCTCCATTCCACTCCATATTATTTTCTGCCAGATAGTTTTTATCTCTTGCCATCTGTAGTTTTAATTCATTTTGAATAATACTGTTCGGCACATACCAATACGGACTAAAAACGATTCGATCCATCATACCGCTAAATATTACTGTTTCACTCAGCCTATTGCCGACAAAAATATCCGAAACGAGTGCGTATTGCCCATCTTTCACATAAAACATTCTAAACGACGGAATATTCACCATTACATATTCACTTGCTTTAGACAAATTGGTCGGAATCCATCTGCATCTTTCCATATTGAGCATTATGGTTTTAATTCTTTTGCTAATTGGCTCATTAAACTGATTGATATGATCTCTCGTTATAACATAATTCAATTTTAGATTATATCTTTTTTTATAATTTAAAATTCCAGCCATCAGTTCTTCATCATAAACATTGCTTTTAGAATCCTGTTTCAAATCTCCCGTAACATACAAACGGTTTCTAATTTGCTTAATCGCCACGGCTGTATCATCAGGTCTTAATTCTTTAAAGGTTGCGCTGTCTATTGTAATTTTTTGCCAAAGATTATCCTTTTCGATTTTACGGTATTTTTTTAAGGCATCTTTCAATTTGTAATATTGGCTAAATAAAAGATTGTCATCTTCATTCAATCGGTTTGTATCGACAATTAGAGAATCTAGAATTTTAGAATACGAAATACTTTTAGCAGGCAAATACCAGCCAATTTTCTTTAAAGTTGCAGGATCTACACCAGAATAAACATTACTCGCATAAAAAATATACATACTTGTCAGCAATAATTCTGTGTCAACTTGCGGCGGATCAATATTATCGCTTTCGTTAAAGGCTTGATCGATTATTTCTTTATAAGGCATTTTACTGTCTATTCCCTGATCTTTCAGCACATTTACTTTCTGGTATAATAATGCCCCAAATTCGGTTATCTTATCATTATCATACCAAATAGATTTGTATTGTTTTGCTTTGTAAACATCTTCAACCTCTTTCTGATACTTTTTTAGTTTAGGATATTTTTTAAAAAACGCATTTATAGACGTTGCGTCTATTGTAATAACAAAAGCATTTTTAGCAGTTTCTTTCATTTTACTTTTCTCAGGAAATGAGTTAAATGAAAAACCTAAAAAGCTAATTGCAATAATGATGGTAGAAAAAGTAAAATTTCGCATATTTCTAAAGTTTAAGTGGAAGAAAATAACTTCAAAAAAAATATCGAAAACCCAAAAAACACTTCTAGAAAAACAAGTTTTCGTATTCTTTTTTCATCTGGAAATCATCGATTTGGGCAATCAAATATACACAAGATTTGTGAGATTTTAGCGGTAAAAAACAGAAAATTTTGACAAAAACATAATGCTTCATTTTTAAAATATTAAATGCATTTAAGAGAAAACCGTTTCATGTTATAATCAATTGAACCTCAAAAAGTACTTTAAAAACGATGTTACATAATTTTGAATAATCTCTCTATCAATAATTACAATTTAAAATCGCTTAATTCCGAACTTAATCTGTTATCTTTGCACCCTGAATTCGGTTTAAATAAGTATAATCTTTAAAAACAGGATTCTGCGAATAGAAAAATAGCCCATTACAATGAAATTAGATAGAAAAGAAATTCTTAAAGCTTTAGAATCAATTACTATTGCTGGAGAAGGAAAAAATATGGTTGAAAGCGGCGCTGTAACCAATGTTATTACATTTGGAGATGAAGCTGTAGTAGACCTTGTATTGCACACACCTGCGATGCACATTAAAAAAAGAGCTGAAGATGATATTAAAAAAACAATTCACGAATTAATATCGCCAGACGCAAAAGTAAAAGTAAACATTAAAGTAGAATCTCCAGAGAAACCTGAAATTAAAGGTCGCGCAATTCCTGGAATCAAAAATATTATTGCAGTTGCTTCTGGAAAAGGAGGAGTAGGAAAATCTACTGTTACAGCAAATTTAGCGGTAACACTTGCAAAAATGGGCTTTAAAGTTGGTGTTTTAGATGCTGATATTTACGGTCCTTCAATGCCAATTATGTTTGACGTTGAAAACGAAAAACCAGTTTCTATTACTGTTGACGGAAAATCGAAAATGAAACCTATTGAAAGTTATGAAATCAAAATGCTTTCAATCGGATTTTTTACAGCTCCAAGTCAAGCCGTAATCTGGAGAGGTCCAATGGCTGCAAAAGCTTTAAATCAAATGATTTTTGATGCAGATTGGGGAGAATTAGATTTTATGTTACTTGATTTACCTCCTGGAACTGGAGATATTCACTTATCTATCATGCAGTCACTTCCAATAACAGGTGCTGTTGTAGTAAGTACTCCACAAGCAGTTGCTCTTGCAGATGCTAAAAAAGGAGTTGCAATGTTTATGCAGGATAATATCAATGTTCCTGTTTTGGGAATTATCGAAAATATGGCGTACTTTACACCAGAAGAATTGCCAGAAAATAAATACTATATCTTTGGACAAGAAGGTGCTAAAAACCTTGCTCAAGATTTAGACGTTCCGTTTTTAGGAGAAGTGCCAATTGTACAGTCTATTCGTGAAGCAGGAGATTATGGTCGTCCAGCAGCATTGCAGACAGCTTCTCCAATAGAAAAAGTTTTTGAAGAAATCACCAGAAATGTGGTGCAAGAAACAGTAAACAGAAACGAAAGCTTACCAGCAACAGAAGCCATTAAAATTACAACAATGGCAGGTTGTTCGGCAGTTAAGAAAAATTAATTAGATAATGAGATAATGTGCCAATTAGATAATTAATTTTCTAATTGACACATTGCCTAATTGACACTTTAAAATTATGACAACAGAAGAATTAACAAATAATGTTTTATTGGCCTTAGACGAGATAAGACCATTTTTAAAATCTGATGGTGGAGATATTTCATTAATTTCTATCGAAGATGATAAACATGTAAAAGTTCGTTTGGAAGGGGCTTGTATTAGCTGCAGCGTTAATCAAATGACGCTGAAAGCAGGAGTTGAAACAACAATAAAAAAATACGCACCACAAATTGAAACTGTGGTAAATATTATGTAATAAACCAGATTGTTTTTTTCGACTAATGTTTTTACAGCGAATCGATAAGAATTTCTGATGTTTACATAAACATCAAAAATATCTTTTTCATCATTATCGCATTATAAAAAGCCCAAAACAGTAATCGAAAAATTTAAAATTAATTACAGAATTTGAACACGTTTTCAGATTCTAAAATAAAATTCCAATAATTTAAAATGGATGTATTAATCAAGATTAAAGATCGAGAAGGAGTTATACACGAATTACAGGCTCCTACTGATATGGCAATGAATATAATGGAGTTATGCAAAGCATACGAACTTCCTGTTGAAGGAACTTGCGGCGGAATGGCCATGTGCGCTTCTTGCCAATGTTATGTTCTAAATGATGTTGCATTACCAGAAATGGGAGATGATGAAGAAGCAATGCTTTCGGAAGCATTTTATGTAAAATCTAATAGCCGTTTAGGCTGCCAGATTCCAATTACCGAAGATCTTGAAGGTTTGGAATTAGAATTGGCTCCAGAATATTAAAAAAAATAAGAAAGCGAGAATTATATTGATTCTCGCTTTTTTGTTTTCTGTTTCTAACAAAATCAAAAAAGCCGTAATTACAAAATGCAATTACGGCTTTCTCTTTATAACAATTTTCTTTAATCTCTCAGATTATACCAAACCTGCTTGAATTAAATATTCAGCAATTTGGATTGTGTTTGTTGCAGCGCCTTTTCTTAAGTTATCAGCAACAATCCACATGTTTAATGTATTTGGTTGGCTTTCGTCACGACGAATTCTTCCAACAAAAACATCATTTTTACCTTCAGCGTATAATGGCATTGGATAAGTAAAGGTATCTAAATTATCTTGCACTACTACTCCGTCTGTATTGTGAAGGATTTCACGAACTTCATTTACTTCAAAATCATTTGTAAACTCAACGTTTACTGCTTCACTATGTCCGCCTACAACTGGCACACGAACTGCAGTAGCTGTAACTCTAATCGTGTTATCACCAAGAATTTTTTGAGTTTCGCGAACTAATTTCATTTCTTCTTTAGTGTATCCGTTTTCTTCAAAACTATCGCAATGTGGAATCGCATTTCTGTGAATTGGATATTTGTAAGCCATATCACCTTGAATTCCTGCGTATTCGTTTTCTAATTGTTTTACCGCTTTTACACCAGTTCCTGTGATAGATTGGTACGTAGAAACAATAATTCTTTTAATGTTGTATTTTTTATGCAAAGGAGCCAAAGCCAAAACCATCTGAATTGTAGAACAGTTTGGATTTGCAATAATTTTATCTTCTTTAGTTAAAACAGAAGCGTTGATTTCTGGAACTACTAATTTTTTAGTCGCATCCATTCTCCAAGCAGAAGAGTTGTCGATAACAGTTGTTCCAGCAGCAGCAAATTTTGGTGCCCATTCTAATGAAGTATCTCCACCAGCTGAGAAAACAGCGATATCAGCTTTCATATCAACTGCTGTTTGTAAACCAACTACTTTATATTTTGTTCCTTTATATTCAATTTCTTTTCCTACTGATCTTTCAGACGCAACAGGAATTAATTCTGTAACAGGAAAATTTCTTTCCGCTAAAACTTTAAGCATTACTTCGCCAACCATTCCGGTAGCTCCTACAACTGCAATTCTCATTTTTATATGTTTAAATAAATCAATTAATCTAATTTGTAATGCAAAAGTAAGTAATATAAAAGTCTCTGCAAGGTGATTCACAAAAAATAACAAAATGTTATAAAACAAACATTTTGTAAAAAAACCGCCTCTTTAGAAGGCGGTTAAGTTAGACTTAGTGTAGCGGTATTATATTTTATTGTTTGTTTTTCAACAAATCTCTAATTTGAGTAAGCAATTCTTCCTGAGTTGGTGCTGCAGGTTGGTTTGGTGCTGGTTCTTCTTTCTTTTTAAGACTATTAATTCCTTTGATAATCAAAAACAAAACAAAAGCTACAATCAAAAAGTTGATAACGGCTGACAGAAACAATCCGTATTTTACGCCACCAAAAGCTGTTAAATCTTCTATTTTAGATAAGTGAGCTGCATCTAGAGCTGGTTTTAACACTAAAGGTGTGATTACATCTTCAATAAATGAACTTACAATTTTACCAAAAGCAGCTCCAATAATTACTGCAACAGCAAGGTCAACCACGTTGCCTTTCATTGCAAATGCCTTAAATTCTGAAAAAAATCCCATATTTGATCTGTTTAGTTGAATATTAAATGAATCTCGAAAATACGTAATTTTATTTAAAATTCTTAAAATTATCTAAAAAATACGCGCTTTACACGTTGCGAAATACTCGTCATTATCTCGTACGGAATCGTTTTTAATGCCTCAGCCATCTCAATAACGGTTGGGCTTTCGCCGAAAATGATTACAGAATCGCCTTCTTTGCAATCAATTTCTGTCACGTTTACCATCAACATATCCATACAGACGCTTCCGACAATTTTGGCTTTTTGATTTTTAATGACTACAAAACCAACTTCATTTCCCCATAATCTTGCAATTCCGTCTGCATAACCAATTGGAATTGTAGCGATTTTAGTTTCTTTTTCCGCCATAAAACGTCTTCCGTAACCAACACTGTCGCCAGCGGGAATGGTTCTGACTTGAGAAATAATCGATTTTAAAGTCCCAACATTTTCTAAATATTTCTGCTCTGACGGATCGTTGGAAACGCCGTATAAACCAATTCCTAATCTCACCATATTATATTGAGCATTCGGGAAATTGCTAATTCCAGATGTATTTAAAATATGACGGATCGGATTAATATGCAATTCGGAAATCAATCTTGAAGACAATTTTTCAAACAAAACAATTTGCTGATTTACAAAATCATAATGTTTCGGATCATCGCTTGTCGCTAAATGCGAAAGAACACTTTGAACTCTAACGGTCGAATTTCCTTTTAAAGTTTCAATTAATTCTTGAAGCGTATTTTCTTCAAAACCTAAACGATGCATTCCGGTATCAATTTTAATGTGAATCGGAAAATCTCTTAAGTTCTTTTCTCGTGCAATTTTCAAAAAGGCATTTAATCCTTTTATGCTATAAATCTCTGGTTCTAATTGATATTGAATTATCGATGGAAAACTTGTCGATTCGGGATTTAAAACCATAATTGGCAATTTTATTCCGCCATTTTTCAACGAAATTCCTTCATCCGCGAAAGCGACACCTAAATAATCTACTTTATGATGTTCTAATAATTTGGCTATTTCCAAACCTCCATTTCCATATCCAAAAGCTTTTACCATCACCATCATTTTGACGTTTGGAGCCAATTTTGATTTGAAATAATTGAAGTTATGGCTAATGGCATCCAGATTAATTTCGAGAACTGTTTCATGCGTTTTCTCTTCCAGCAGCGACACAATTTCTTCAAAATGAAAAGATCTTGCGCCTTTTACCAAAATAGTTTCATTGTTGAAATTTAAACTTTCAATAGCCTCAATAAATTCATTTTTAGTTTTGAAAATAGTGATGTTTGAAAATTTATCAGCGAAAGCGCTAATGGTTTCTCCAATTCCGATGACGCGATTTATTTTATTGGATGCAATTAAATCGGCTACTTTTGAATACAATTCTTCATTCGAAAAACCACTTTGAAAAATATCCGATAAAATAACCGTTTTCGATGCATTCTTTTTCTGGCTTTCTAAAAAGTCCAATGCAATTTTTAAAGACTGAAAATCAGAACTGTAACTATCATCAATAATACTGCAATTGTTAATTCCGTTTTTTACTTCTAAACGCATTTGAACAGGATAAAGCATCTCAATTCGATTTTGAATCGTGGTCTGATCGTAATTAAAATACAATAAAACTAACAAACAAGAAATGGCATTTTCTACCGAAGCAGAATCGCTAAATGGAATTTCTAAATGAAACTTTTCTTTTTTGTACTGATATTCAATAAGCGTGTGGTCGTTTTTGATTTCTTTTTTTAGAACAAAAACATCTGCGCTTTTATCTGTAAAACTCCATGAAAAAAGTTCACGAGGATGCATCATATATTCTGCTGCAAATTGCGTCAAACAAGAATCTACAACTTCATTTTTTTGATAAATAATAACGGGACAGTCTTTGAACAAAAGAAGTTTTTCGTCAATTTTCTGAACTAAATTTAAAAAGCCTTCATCATGTGCAGAACCAATGCTTGTTAAAATACCAATATTGGGTTTAATGATTTTCTCCAATTTAGCCATTTCGTTTACTGTAGAAATTCCAGCTTCAAAAATTCCTAAATTGTGATTTTTATTAATTGAAATAACCGAAAGCGGAACTCCAACTTGAGAATTGTAACTTTTTGGACTTCTAACAATATTATAATCTGGGCTCAATAAAAAATTAAGCCATTCTTTTACAATTGTTTTTCCGTTACTTCCGGTTAAGCCGATAATTGGAAAATGAAAAAGATTTCTATAATATGCTGCAAATTCCTGAAGCGCATTTAAGGTATTTTCAACAATTAAAAAATTAGCTTTCTCTGCACAATTTTCGGGTATATGTTGCACCACAAAATTCTGAACTCCTTTTTCGATTAAATCAGGAATAAATAAATGAGCATCATTGTTTACGCCTGATAAAGCAAAAAATAAAGTTTGCGATCCGTTTTGCAGCGAACGGCTATCAATAGAAATATGATCGATTAAAACAGCCTCTTTGGAGCCAGTCCATTTGGCATTTATAACTGAGGTTAGGTCTTTTGAATTTATGCTCATTTAGAAATTTCTTTTTTTCAAAATTAAGATATTAAAGGTAGAAAAGAGTTGTGATTTTCTTAAAAAATAAAGTCACCGTTCTTCCTTATTGATATTTCTGTATATTTGTTTTTGCACCACAAATTTGAGCCTTTTGAAAAATTTACTTCCAATATTCTCTTACATATTACACCCGATTTTTATATCGGTATACGCCACATTATTTTATTTGTATGCAGCTGGAGATGTTTTCAGTACGCAAGAAAAATATTTTGTTTTAATACAAATTTCAGTGATCAATGTAATTGTTCCCGTTTTGTTTTATTTACTTTTAAAATCAACAGGACATGTAAAATCAATCATGCTAAGTCAAGTTTCAGAGAGAACTGTTCCACTTGTATTGCAATGTTTTTTATATATTTTATTAGTAAAAAGAAGTATTGTAATTACTCGCTATCCAGAACTTCATTTCTTTTTTCTTGGTGCGCTATTCAGTACAATTTTAGCTTTAGTTTTTGTGCTTTTCAAGAAAAAGCCAAGTTTACATATGGTCGCCATTTCTGGTTTTGCCATTTTTGTAATTGGTCTGAATATCCATTTTCAAATGCATAATCCGTATTGGCCAGCATTATTGATTTTGTTATCTGGAATTGTAGCTTCGTCTCGTTTAGAAATGAATGCGCATACTTCTAGAGAAATACTAATTGGGCTATTCACTGGAATAATGCCGCAACTTTTGTTTTTATACTTGTGGTTATAAAATATAAAAAATCAAACCTGCGTTTAAGGTTTTCATATTGATTTTTTCGCCCGAAAGCGTGGTTGCCGAATTAAATAATGGACTTAAACCATAATACAAATAAACATTCCATGTATTATATCCTGCAGCAATATATGGTCCGTATTGAAATTTATTGATTGCTGCATTATTGTTTATTCTGTACGTCTTTTCGCCATCGTCTAAAATGGAAGAATTCGAAAACACATAACTCAATTTAACACCGCCATAAATACGCCAGAATTTGGTGCTTTCGTAAGTCGAATTTCTCCATCTAAATTCTATCGGAAGATCTACAGAATATTGTCTGTATCGATTAGAAACAAATTGTCCATAATCGTTTACGCCATATATAATACCTCCCGACGCATCTTGAGAAATGGTTAGATTTTGATAATAGTTCTGATAACTCAAACCTAAACCTGCCGCAATAGCAATAGTTCTCGATTTATTAATTGGCATATCACGAAGAAAACCTCCAGAAAGTCCAAGAGAGAACTTATTTTGCTTAAAATCAACCGGAATATCGGTAAACATATTATAAGTTACCGAAAAATAAAACTGATCCTCTCGATATAAAGAATCTATTTTTACTACTGGTTTTATCTCAGGTTTAACTGCTTCTTGTGCAAAAGAGTTAAAAAAACTAAGTAAAAATAAACAGCTGAAAATAATTCTCATATCGTAAGTTTGGTTTTAGAGATATTTAAAAATAAACGTTTTGTAAGTATATTTATTTCAAATACAAATATAATATAATGGTTTCTCTAGTAGCTAGAAGAAATAAAAATATTCTCTTTTTGATGCTTCACAAAATTAATTGCTGCGTTTTTTTCAATAAACAAGCTTACAAAGGCAAAAAATAAATTAATTTTCTATTTAATCTTTATACCTTTGCGGAGTATGAAAAGAAAGCAGCTCATATTAAGTTTGTCTTTTGCTGTGACAATATTGTTCTCGATATTGTTTCAGTCGATACATAGTTATGAGCACATTGTAAAACAGCTTTCAGAAAAACAATGCCATCATAACTACAATGATCCAAGTGGCGAAATAACGCACCAACATCATGATTTTGAGGTTTGTTTTGTTTGTAATTTTGCTTTTGGAAGTTATATTGTTCCTGAAACTTTTCAATTTCAATTTCATTCTTTTGAAAAAGAAATTCCTTATTTCTTTCCTGTTTCAGAGAAGATTTTTTCTATTTCAGCCACTTCGTATTTCTTACGAGGTCCGCCCTCAGTTATAGTTTCTTAGGTTTCGATTATTCGAAAAAAATCACATTTCTTCCAATTTAAATTCAAATAACATTGAGTTTCCTAATCCTATATTTTCAATCTAGGATCAGAATGCTTTATTGTTGGTTTTTGGTTTTCATTCTAAGAAAAAAATCAAATTAACTATAGCATCATTTTCAAATGAAAAAATTTATAATTGCCCTTATTTTAGGGTTTTCGGGCATGCTTTCTGCTCAAAATTCGGTTTCAGGAACGGTAACTGATAACCAAAATCAACCTTTACCAGGCGTTTCTGTTTACGTACCAGAATTACATAAAGGAACGACAACTGACGCAAACGGAAAATACGAATTGAACAATCTTCCGAACGGAGCTTTACGTCTTGCTTTTACTTATGTTGGGTATGCCAATCAAAATAAAACGATTGCTAAATTATTAAAACAAAACACTTTAGACATTACGCTTGAAGAATCTATTTTAGAAATGGATGAAGTCGTAGTTTCAACACCTTTTAACAAATTGCAATCGCAAAACGTAATGAAGATTGAGCACGAAAGTATTAAAACTTTACAGCAGAAAGGAACCTCAACTTTGATTGAAGGTTTGGCGACAATTCCTGGAGTTTCGCAAATTTCAACCGGAACTTCAATCGGAAAACCAGTTATTCGCGGACTTAGCGGAAATCGTGTTTTGGTTTATTCTCAAGGCGTTCGTATCGAAAATCAGCAGTTTGGAGACGAACATGGTTTAGGTTTAAATGATGGAGGAATCGAAAGTGTCGAAGTCATAAAAGGGCCAGCTTCTTTATTATACGGATCTGATGCTTTGGGAGGAGTTTTATATTTTAATCCAGAAAAATTTGCTGATGCTGGAGATTTTAAAGCTAATTTCAGTCAAAAATATTTTACGAATACTCAAGGAAGTAATTCTTCTATCGGATTAAAAACTTCTACAGATAATTGGAAATTTTTGGTTAGAGGAGGTTACAACACCCATTCTGATTACAAAATTGCCGATGGCGACCGCGTAACCAATTCACGTTACAACGAAACTGATTTTAAAACCGGAATTGGGTACAGTAATTCAACTTTCTCAAGTGTTTTAAGATACAACTACAACAAATTGGATATCGGAATTCCAGAAGACGGAATTGCAGAACAATCTTCAAGCAAAGACACACAATTTCCGAGACAAGGAATTTTCAATCATTTGTTGAGTTTGAATAATGTTATCTTTTTTGAAAACTCAAAATTAGATGTTG from Flavobacterium sp. YJ01 carries:
- a CDS encoding porin family protein, with translation MRIIFSCLFLLSFFNSFAQEAVKPEIKPVVKIDSLYREDQFYFSVTYNMFTDIPVDFKQNKFSLGLSGGFLRDMPINKSRTIAIAAGLGLSYQNYYQNLTISQDASGGIIYGVNDYGQFVSNRYRQYSVDLPIEFRWRNSTYESTKFWRIYGGVKLSYVFSNSSILDDGEKTYRINNNAAINKFQYGPYIAAGYNTWNVYLYYGLSPLFNSATTLSGEKINMKTLNAGLIFYIL
- a CDS encoding bifunctional UDP-N-acetylmuramoyl-tripeptide:D-alanyl-D-alanine ligase/alanine racemase; protein product: MSINSKDLTSVINAKWTGSKEAVLIDHISIDSRSLQNGSQTLFFALSGVNNDAHLFIPDLIEKGVQNFVVQHIPENCAEKANFLIVENTLNALQEFAAYYRNLFHFPIIGLTGSNGKTIVKEWLNFLLSPDYNIVRSPKSYNSQVGVPLSVISINKNHNLGIFEAGISTVNEMAKLEKIIKPNIGILTSIGSAHDEGFLNLVQKIDEKLLLFKDCPVIIYQKNEVVDSCLTQFAAEYMMHPRELFSWSFTDKSADVFVLKKEIKNDHTLIEYQYKKEKFHLEIPFSDSASVENAISCLLVLLYFNYDQTTIQNRIEMLYPVQMRLEVKNGINNCSIIDDSYSSDFQSLKIALDFLESQKKNASKTVILSDIFQSGFSNEELYSKVADLIASNKINRVIGIGETISAFADKFSNITIFKTKNEFIEAIESLNFNNETILVKGARSFHFEEIVSLLEEKTHETVLEINLDAISHNFNYFKSKLAPNVKMMVMVKAFGYGNGGLEIAKLLEHHKVDYLGVAFADEGISLKNGGIKLPIMVLNPESTSFPSIIQYQLEPEIYSIKGLNAFLKIAREKNLRDFPIHIKIDTGMHRLGFEENTLQELIETLKGNSTVRVQSVLSHLATSDDPKHYDFVNQQIVLFEKLSSRLISELHINPIRHILNTSGISNFPNAQYNMVRLGIGLYGVSNDPSEQKYLENVGTLKSIISQVRTIPAGDSVGYGRRFMAEKETKIATIPIGYADGIARLWGNEVGFVVIKNQKAKIVGSVCMDMLMVNVTEIDCKEGDSVIIFGESPTVIEMAEALKTIPYEIMTSISQRVKRVFFR